The following proteins are co-located in the Solanum pennellii chromosome 1, SPENNV200 genome:
- the LOC107029210 gene encoding vestitone reductase-like — protein MEIKEMGRVCVTGGTGFVGSWLIMRLLQRGYSVNTTLRSHPDRKRDIKYLTELEGTSERLQIFNADMNKPQSFTAAIEGCVGVFHVSQPMDFEKEEVDEIKVKSVITATLGILQACVDSKTVKRVVYTSSVAAVIFNDKGLDIVDESSWSDVDFIKFAKPFMLCYSTCKTLTEKAAIEFAAKNRLHLVSVAASWIHGPFITPHCPFTVQIFLDVIFRNGEGVLEQQKYIPFVHVDDVVNAHIFLFEHSNANGRYICSSGETTIFELSKFLSARYPQYEIPIIEGSMEGLKYPKLSVKKLLDTGFEFKYYGQLEEMYDGAIECCKIRGLL, from the exons ATGGAAATCAAAGAAATGGGCAGAGTATGTGTAACAGGAGGAACAGGATTTGTTGGATCATGGCTCATCATGAGGCTTCTTCAACGTGGCTACTCTGTCAACACCACCCTTCGATCTCATCCAg ATAGAAAGAGAGATATTAAGTACCTCACAGAACTAGAAGGTACATCAGAGAGACTTCAAATTTTCAATGCTGATATGAACAAACCACAAAGTTTTACTGCAGCAATTGAAGGATGTGTGGGAGTTTTCCATGTATCTCAGCCCATGGATTTTGAAAAGGAAGAAGTCGATGAAATAAAGGTGAAAAGTGTCATTACAGCAACATTGGGGATTTTACAAGCGTGTGTTGATTCAAAGACAGTTAAGCGAGTCGTATATACTTCCAGTGTTGCTGCTGTTATATTTAATGATAAAGGCTTAGACATAGTAGATGAAAGCTCTTGGAGTGATGTTGATTTCATCAAATTTGCAAAGCCGTTTATGTTATGTTATTCAACCTGTAAGACATTGACAGAGAAAGCAGCAATTGAATTTGCAGCAAAAAATCGACTCCACTTAGTTTCTGTAGCTGCATCTTGGATACATGGACCCTTCATAACTCCTCATTGTCCATTCACTGTTCAAATTTTTCTCGACGTCATATTTC GAAATGGCGAAGGTGTGCTAgaacaacaaaaatacatacctTTTGTACATGTAGATGATGTGGTGAATGCACATATCTTTCTTTTTGAGCATTCAAATGCAAATGGAAGATATATTTGTTCTTCTGGAGAAACAACAATATTTGAACTCTCCAAATTTCTTTCAGCCAGATATCCTCAATATGAAATACCCATTATAGAAGG TTCAATGGAGGGTCTAAAATATCCCAAACTTTCAGTAAAAAAGCTCTTGGACACTGGATTTGAGTTTAAGTACTATGGACAATTAGAGGAAATGTATGATGGAGCAATTGAATGTTGCAAAATAAGAGGGCTGCTCTAG